The DNA segment CGCGCGTGTTCATTTCGAGGAAATAGAAGTTGAACTTTGCATCTACCAGGAACTCGCATGTGCCGGCGCCCTCGTAGTTGACCGCCTTGGCCGCAGCGACCGCGGCCTGACCCATCTCCTCGCGTAGCGCCGGTGGCATGCGATTGGCCGGCGCTTCTTCGATCACCTTCTGGTGGCGACGCTGGATCGAGCACTCGCGTTCGAACAGATGCAGGGCGTTCCCGTGGCTGTCGCCCAGGATCTGGATCTCGATATGGCGTGGCTCTTCGACGAACTTCTCCACGTAGATCGAATCATCGCCGAACGACGCCCGCGCTTCGGAACGCGCGCGTTTGATCGAAGAAGCGAGTTCCGACTCCTCGCGTACCAGGCGCATGCCCTTTCCGCCGCCGCCCGCAGTCGCCTTGACCATGACGGGTAGCCCGATCTCACCGGCATAGGCGATGGCCTGCTCGTCGGAAAGCTTTTCGGTGGTGCCCGGAACGATCGGCACGCCGGCCGCCGCCATCTTCTGGCGCGAGATCACTTTGTCGCCCATCGACTCGATCGTTTCAGGACGCGGGCCGATGAAGATGATCCCCTCTTCCTTGCAACGGCGTGCGAAGGCGGCGTTTTCGGACATGAAGCCATAACCGGGATGGATCGCCTCGGCACCCGACTTCTTGGCGATCTCCATGACCTTGTCCATGTCGAGATAGCTCTGCGCTGCCGGAGCCGGTCCACATGGGTGGGCTTCGTCGGCAAAGCGCACGTGCAGAGCGTTGCGATCGGCATCGGAATACAGGGCGACGGAACGGATGCCCAGTTCGCGGCACGCGCGGATCACGCGGACCGCGATCTCACCGCGGTTCGCGATCAACACCTTCTTGAACGGGGGTGCGTCGCTCACAGGGGGATGTTCCCGTGCTTCTTCGGCGGGTTCGTATCCTGTTTGTCCTCTAGCATCGAAAGCGCGTCGATCACGCGCCAGCGAGTATCCTCTGGCTTGATCACCGCATCGATATAGCCCAGCGACGCCGCCTTGTAGGGATTCGAAAACTTCTCGATGTATCCCGCCTCGAGTTCCTTGCGTCTGGCTTCGGAATCGCTTGCATCGGCGATCTCGCGCTTGTGAATGACCGCCACGGCTCCGTCGGCACCCATCACGGCGAACTCGGAATGCGGATACGCGTAGTTGATATCACCCCGCAGATGCTTGGAACTCATCACGTCGTAGGCGCCACCGATCGCTTTGCGCGTGACCACGGTGACCTTCGGGACTGTCGCCTCGGCGAACGCGTACAAGAGCTTGGCACCGTGGCGGATGATGCCGCCCCATTCCTGGTTGGTTCCCGGCAGGAAGCCGGTCACGTCCACGAAAGTTACGATCGGGATGTTGAAGCAGTCGCAGAAACGCACGAAACGCGCAGCCTTTACGGATGCATCGATGTCGAGGCAGCCCGCCAGGAAGGCCGGCTGGTTCGCGACGACACCGACGGATCGACCACCGAAACGCGCAAATCCGGTCAGGATGTTTTTTGCGTAATGCGGTTGGATTTCCAGGAAAATCCCATCGTCGACCACCATCCCTATCAGCTCCGACATATCGTAAGGCTGATTTCCGACCACGGGCACTATGTTGTTCAGACGGGGATCCGAACGACGGGGATCGTCGTCGGTCGCCAGAAACGGTGGGTCCGATTGGTTGTTCTGCGGAATGAACGAGAGCAGTGCGCGGAGCATGCGAATGCACTCCTGCTCGTTCTCGACCGCCAGATGAGCCACACCGCTCTTACTGTTGTGGGTCATGGCACCGCCGAGCTCTTCGAGCGTCATCTCTTCACCGGTCACCTGCTTGATGACGTCGGGACCTGTGATGCCCATGCTACTGGTGCTTTTGACCATGACGATGAAGTCGGTGATCGCGGGCGAGTAGACCGCGCCACCCGCGCACGGTCCCATGATTGCCGAAAGCTGAGGAACGACGCCCGACGCGAGGACATTGCGCAGAAAGATGTCGCCGTAGCCGCCGAGCGATACGACTCCTTCCTGGATACGCGCGCCGCCCGAATCGTTGAGTCCGATGACCGGTGCCCCCACCTTCATGGCGTGGTCCATGATCTTGCAGACCTTCTCGGCAAACGGACCCGAAAGCGATCCTCCAAAGACCGTGAAGTCCTGCGAGAACACGAAGACGAGCCGGCCGTCGATACGGCCCGAGCCGGTCACGACTCCATCGCCCAGGATCTGACCGTCACCCAGTTCGAATTCCTTGGGTTCGTTGGTCACAAAGCGATCAAACTCCGTGAACGTGCCGGGATCGAGCAATAGGTCGACGCGCTCGCGGGCCGTCATCTTGCCCGAAGCGTGCTGGCGCTCGATGCGATCCTGGCCTCCGCCAAGTTCCGCCTGCGAGTTCAGCTCTTCGAGCTGCTTGAGCTTCTCCTCGATAGACAGGACTAGTACTCCTTCTGGGCCTGCAGGACGGTGATCGCCGTAAGATTTACGATGTCTTCGACGGTGGCACTCGGCTGCAGGGAATTCACTGGACTGCGCGTACCCATCAGGATCGGACCCACGACGCTCGCACCACCGACCGCGTCCATCAGACGTACTGCAATATGCGCTGAGTCGAGGTTCGGAAAGACGAGCACATTGGCCGCTTCCTGGATTTCGGAGAACGGAAAGCGCTTCGCGCGCTTTTCGGGATCCAATGCGATGTCTGCTTGCATCTCCCCGTCGATCTTCAGATCTGGCCAGCGTCCGCGCGCGATTTTCACCGCTTCTGCGAGCCGCTCGGTTCCGGCACCGCGCACGCTTCCATAGTTGGAAAACGACACGAGCGCCACGACCGGGTCGAAACCAAACCACTTCGCGGTCGAAGCGCCCAGTTCCGCGATCCCTGCGAGTTCCTCGGCATTCGGTTCAACATTCACCGAGGAGTCGGCGAAGAAAAGCGTGCGGTCCTTCTGGATCACCAGGTACACGCCCGCGGCGACCGGATGGCCTTCGGCCAGTCCGATGATCTCGAGTGCGGGGCGAACAGACTCCGGATACGACTTGGTCAGGCCCGCAACTAGGCCTTGAGCATCGCCCATGCGCACCATCATCACGCCGAAGTAACTACGACGCGCGAGTAAGCGCTCGGCATCGCGTTCGGTCACGCCCTTGCGGCGGCGCAGGTTTCCCAACTCGCGCTGGTAGTAGACCGAACGATCCGAAGTCCTGGGGTCGATGACGGAAACTCCGTCCAGATTGACGCCCAGTTGTGCTGCGCATCCCCGGACCTCGCGCTCGTTTCCCAGTAGGATCGGTTCGCAGAGTTCCTCCTGGCGCAAGATCTGGACGGCCCGCAGAACGCGCTCCTCATTCCCCTCCGGGAAGACGATCCGCTTGGGTCCGGCTTTGGCCTTGCGGATCACGCCGCGCATGACCATCCGAGTGCTGCCCAGGTACTTCTGCAGACTCTCCCGATACTCGTCCAGATCGATCTGGATGCGCGCAACGCCGGAATCCATCGCGGCCTTGGCCACGGCAGTCGACTCCCAGATCAGGACGCGCGAATCAAAGGGTTTGGGAATGATGTACTGCGGACCAAACTCGAAACGCTCGCCGGGATACGCGTGACGCACCTCGTCGGGGAGTCCGTGCTCGCCCTCTTTCGCGAGCGCCGCGAGTGCCTCCACCGCCGCCATCTTCATGTCCATGTTGATCGTTCGCGCGCGCACGTCGAGCGCACCGCGGAAGAGGAATGGAAAGCCCAGAACGTTGTTCACCTGGTTTGCATAGTCCGAGCGGCCGGTCGCCATGATCGCATCGTCGCGAACCTCGGCAACATCGTCCGGTGAAATCTCTGGATCGGGATTGGCCATGGCGAAGATGATCGGCTGATCTGCCATATCGCGGACCATGTCTTTGGTCACGAGACCGGCTGCGCTGACACCGACGAAAGCGTCGGCGCCCTTCATGCAATCCGCGAGCGTGCGACAGTCGGTCTCGACTGCAAAACGCTGTTTGTACTTGTTCATGCCTTCTTCGCGGCCCTTGTAGATGACTCCGCGACTATCGGTCATGAAGATGTTCTCGAGCTTCACGCCCAGGTGCACGTAAAGGGCGGCGCAGGCGATGCCCGCAGCACCGGCCCCTGCGAACACGACGATGGTGTCTTCGATCTTGCGATTCGTCAGCTCGAGTGCGTTCAGGAAGGCCGCTGCAGAGATGATCGCGGTGCCGTGCTGATCGTCGTGAAAGACCGGAATGTCCATCTCTTCGATCAGGCGTTCTTCGATCTCGAAACAATCGGGCGCCCGGATGTCTTCCAGGTTGATGCCTCCAAAAGTCGGCTCGAGGAGCTTGCACGTCTTGATGATCTCTTCGGGATCTTCGGTATCGAGTTCTATGTCGAAAACATCCACGCCCGCGAAGCGCTTGAACAGGACGCCCTTGCCCTCCATGACCGGCTTGCCCGCGAGTGCACCGATGTTACCGAGACCCAGAACCGCCGTACCATTACTGACGACGGCAACCAGATTTGCCTTGGACGTGTACAGGAAAGCATCGTCGGGTCGCTTGGCGATTTCGCGACACGGCTCGGCGACACCTGGGGAATACGCCAGTGAGAGATCCCGAGCCGTCAGGACGCTCTTGGTCGCAACGACTTCGATCTTTCCCGGGCGCCCCTCCTTGTGGTACTCGAGCGCCTGCTCCTTGGTAAAAACGGCCACTGGATCTCCTAGCTCGAACGCGAAGCGGCTCTTCCGGACAGACCGCCGTCCGGGGAAGAAGCCATTTGCGGCGGGGCGAGAGTATCAGAGCGCAGCACCGGAAGTCCCACGACCTCCACTGCACTCCAAAGAGGGTGTGCGTGCGTTGTCTAGCCGCGCTCCTTGACCTTTTCCCAGTCCGCGAGGAAGCGCTCGATACCGGAATCGGTGAGCTGGTGCTTCGTCAGGCCCTGGAGCACATCGAAGGGTATGGTGGCGATGTCGGCTCCGATCCGCGCCGAGTCGATCACGTGGCTGGGGTTGCGCACACTCGCCACGATGACCTCGGTGGAGATCTCGTAATTCGAGAACACCTGGACAATCTGCTCGATGAGATCCATGCCCACGCCGGGATGAACGTCGTCGAGTCGGCCGACGAAGGGAGAAACCATGCTGGCGCCGGCCTTTGCGGCCATCAGCGCCTGAATAGGCGTGAAAACCAGGGTGCAATTGGTGGGGATGTTCTGATCCGCAAGCAAGCGGATGGCCTTGAGGCCCTCTGTGGTCATGGGAATCTTGACCACGATATTGGATGCCACCTTGACCCACTCGAGGCCCTCTCGCACCATGCCCTCGGCTTCCAGGCTGATGACTTCGGCACTGATCGGGCCATCGCAGATCTTGGTGATCTCGCGAATGACTTCGCGCGGATCCCCCTCTTCCTTTGCGAGGAGGCTCGGGTTGGTTGTGACGCCATCGCAGAGGCCCTGGGCAGTCGCCTCGCGGATGTGCGGGATATGAGCCGTATCAAGGAAAAACTTCATCGCTGCCAGACCTCCGGATGCTCCGGTATGGGGTTTCCCGTATCCGGGGAGGCTTCCTCCGGTCGGGGTGCGGACAGTCTCTCAACCTGAAGGCTGTCGTCAAGCTCCCGGAGCAGCTGGAGGACGGTTTTGCGAGTCCCGGGGTCCTCTAGAGCGGGCGCTAGCTCGGATAGTGGCCTCAAAACGAATCCGCGCTGGCGAAATCGGGGGTGCGGAAGCTCCAGATCCGGCGTTTCAAAGACCCTGTCACCGAACAGAATGAGGTCGAGGTCGAGCACGCGGGGTCCCCAGCGGGGCTTTCGTGGACGATCGACCCGATCCGCGGGACGGCCTGCCTTTCGCTCGATCTCCTGGAGCCCGACCAGCAGGGAAACCGGCTCGAGCTCGGTCCGGAGTTCGGCGACGGCGTTCACGTACCAGGGCTGGTCCGCCGGACCCAGTGGTTCGGTTCGGTACAACGAAGAAGCCCGAACCCGGCCGAAAGTTCCAAGAGCGGCCAGCGCCCTGCGAACCTGCGCCTCCGGGTCGGCGAGATTCGAACCCACGCCGATGTAGGCGAGTTCGCTCAGCTGTCCGTCTCGCGTGATACCCCTTCTTCGGTTTCCTGGGTCAGGACGTCGAGCAGCAACAAGCCTACGCCGATCACTACGGCGCTATCGGCGACATTGAAGTCGGGGAAAATGAATATTCCAAAATCGAACTGCAGGAAGTCGATCACTTCCTGGCGAAAGATCCGATCGGTCAGATTGCCGAGCGCACCGGCGACGATCAGTCCCAGGGACAGAGCGGAGAGGCGATCGTCAGGGGCGACCTGGCGAAAAAACGACGCGATCAGCAGCAATGCGACGATCGTCAGCACGATGAACACACCGACGTGGACATCTTGAGCCAGCCCCAGTGCAGCGCCGGGATTGCGGGAATGCGTGATGCGGAAGAAACCCGTAATAACCGGGATCGGCTCCCAGGGCTGAACATTGGTGGAGACCAGGTATTTGGTCAGCTGATCGAGCGGCCAGACGGTCACCACCAGCAGAAGCAGGGTTTTCAGCTTCGGCGTCACCTGTGGGTTCCTATCACATGGTGGAGACCGCCACCAGATCTTGGACTGGCACCGGGTGGATCCAAGCGATCCGCGCGATGTCTCAGATCTTCCGCCTCCTCGATATTCCCGTTGGCTTCGGCGATGTCGGCCTTCACGCGCATCAGCCGAGCCCGCCAGGGCCGACCGTCCAGGCCTTCCAGCTCAAACAGGTGTTCGGCCTGTTCCAGGTCGCGCTGGGCTGCGCCGTACGCGCGCTCGGCCACGGAGATGCGCGCCATCAGGTAGTAGGCATAGGGATTGGATTGATCGACGCGCAGGGCGCGCGCCGCCGCTGCGCGGGCGCGCTGGATTTCTCCACCCCGCAACGCCGACTGGGCCTGGCGCACGAGATGAATCGAAGCGCGCCTCGGACCCTCGGCTTCAGCGATCTCTGCCTCTCCCAGGGAGTTCGGGCCGCGGGAAGCCTGAGGCACCGCGCACGACGCGAAGAACAAACAGGCGAGCAGGCAGAGGCGAACTCCAGCGGGTTTCACAGACGCTTCCTGAGCCACTCGAAGACGCGGTCGACCGGATTCGGGCCGCCGCCGCAGTAGTCGTCGGGAGCACTTCCAGCCAGAAATAGCTCCGCTTCGCCGGGGCAATTCAATCCAGCGCGCAGGCCGGTCTCGCGATTGATCTCGATCCGCTCGATACCGGGAGGTTCGAGAAACTCCGCACTTCCCTCTTTTCCGCGCGCCGCTTCCAGGACCCGCGCGAAGATGGGCAGAGCAGCCACGGATCCCGGCACGCCCAGGCTTTTCCCGTCGTCAAAACCGACCCATACGGCGATCACCAGGTCTGGCGTGAAGCCGATGAACCAGGCATCCCGGAAATCGCTGGAAGTGCCCGTCTTTCCGGCCAGGGGGCCCTTGAAGCCGAGTTGGCGCAGGCGGCGTCCGGTACCGCGTTCGACCGCGCCGTTGAGAGCGGATGTAACCAGATAGACCTCGGCCGGTTCAAACGCCTGTACGAAGTTCCGGTCCTGTCGTTCGAGTACCCGACCGTCGACGTGCACGATCTCCGTGTAACTGCGCAGTTCGGGAACCACACCGCCCGAGGCAAGTACGGAGTAGGCGCGTGCAGCTTCGAGTACCGTGATTTCGAACGCTCCCAGCGCGATGCTAGGCAAGGGGTCGAGCGGACTCTCGATACCCATGCGCCGGGCGGTCTCGATGACACGCTCGGGACCCACGGCGATACCCATTCGGGCGACCGGCACGTTCAGGGATTCCTCGATTGCGCGGCGCAGGCTCACGGGGCCGCGATACTCTCCGTCGTAGTTCTCGGGCGCCCACTCCCCGTTGGGCAGTTCGAGTACCAGGGGTTCGTCCTCGAGCGTCGATGCGAGTGTGAAGTGCGGAGGGCCTCCGTTGGCTGCCAGGCCCGCGAGCGCGACAATCGGTTTGAACACGCTTCCCGGCTGGCGATGCGCTTGCGTGGCGCGGTTGAATTGCGTGCTGGCGTAGTCGCGACCGCCGACCATCGCCAGGATGTCCCCGGTGCGCGGCGCAATCGCCACGACGGCCGCCTGCAGAGGAGAGTCCGGCCGTTCGAGTTCGGGAAACCCGGTTTCCAGAGAGCGCAGCCCATCTCTCACCGCGCGGTTCGCAGCGCGCTGCAGGCGCGCGTCCAGCGTCGTGTAGATCGACATGCCCTCACTGCGCAAGATCGCGTCTCCGTACACCCGAGCCAGGTCCTGGCGCAGGAATTCCACGAAGTAGGGGGAAGGGTTCGGAGACGAGGGAAAGTCATGCACACCCAGATCGAGCGCGATCGCGCTCTCATAGGTTTCCCGGGGAATCCTCTGGTTTTCGAACAACACACGCAGCACCAGGTTGCGACGCTTCAACGCCCGCTCGGGGTGCCTTTGAGGGGAGTAGCGATTGGGTCCCTTGATGATGCTCGCCAGCAGAGCGGCATCGGCCAAAGAGAGATCCCGCACGTTCTTCGCGAGGTAGTAGTGCGCGGCTTCCGCCATTCCGTGAACGGCAATCGAACCGCGTTGGCCCATGTAGATCTCGTTCAGGTAGGCCTCGAGGATTTCGCTCTTGTCGTGATTGCGCTCCAGCAGTAAAGCCATGGCCGCTTCGGTGAACTTGCGCGACAGGGTCTGTTCGCGTGTGAGATAGAAATTTTTCACCAGCTGCTGGGTAAGCGTGCTGCCGCCCTGCACGACGTGTCCCGCGCGCAGGTTCGCGAAAAGGGCTCCTGCGATGCGCCACAGGTGAAGTCCGTTGTGCTCGTAGAAGGCCGAGTCTTCGACTTCGATGATCGCTTCGATCAGGAGTGGTGAGATCTCGTCGAGTGCAACCACGCGCCGGTCCTCGCGCGCCTCGCCGCGCAACTGGGCGATCAGCTCGGGCTCGATCTCGACGGTCGCGTGCTCGCGGCCTTCGGAATCGAACATTGCCAGCACTCTCGCGCGATCGTCGAGTTGCAACAGGATGCGCCCCCCGGGGTCGGAGCGATGCGGGTATTCGAACGGCCGGCGATTGACCTCGATGCTCTCGGGGCCCACCACGTACTCACCCACGGAAGGCTGCGCGGATCCGGCAACGTGGTAGTTCATGCGCTCCAGGCGCTCGAGCAGGCCCACCCGTCCGACATCGAC comes from the bacterium genome and includes:
- the lspA gene encoding signal peptidase II, which encodes MTPKLKTLLLLVVTVWPLDQLTKYLVSTNVQPWEPIPVITGFFRITHSRNPGAALGLAQDVHVGVFIVLTIVALLLIASFFRQVAPDDRLSALSLGLIVAGALGNLTDRIFRQEVIDFLQFDFGIFIFPDFNVADSAVVIGVGLLLLDVLTQETEEGVSRETDS
- a CDS encoding PBP1A family penicillin-binding protein, which codes for MLKRLSIAGAVALIAVLAGSFWLRNWAAELEERVEARFQGRLFALPSKIYSGPLLLYPEVDVGRVGLLERLERMNYHVAGSAQPSVGEYVVGPESIEVNRRPFEYPHRSDPGGRILLQLDDRARVLAMFDSEGREHATVEIEPELIAQLRGEAREDRRVVALDEISPLLIEAIIEVEDSAFYEHNGLHLWRIAGALFANLRAGHVVQGGSTLTQQLVKNFYLTREQTLSRKFTEAAMALLLERNHDKSEILEAYLNEIYMGQRGSIAVHGMAEAAHYYLAKNVRDLSLADAALLASIIKGPNRYSPQRHPERALKRRNLVLRVLFENQRIPRETYESAIALDLGVHDFPSSPNPSPYFVEFLRQDLARVYGDAILRSEGMSIYTTLDARLQRAANRAVRDGLRSLETGFPELERPDSPLQAAVVAIAPRTGDILAMVGGRDYASTQFNRATQAHRQPGSVFKPIVALAGLAANGGPPHFTLASTLEDEPLVLELPNGEWAPENYDGEYRGPVSLRRAIEESLNVPVARMGIAVGPERVIETARRMGIESPLDPLPSIALGAFEITVLEAARAYSVLASGGVVPELRSYTEIVHVDGRVLERQDRNFVQAFEPAEVYLVTSALNGAVERGTGRRLRQLGFKGPLAGKTGTSSDFRDAWFIGFTPDLVIAVWVGFDDGKSLGVPGSVAALPIFARVLEAARGKEGSAEFLEPPGIERIEINRETGLRAGLNCPGEAELFLAGSAPDDYCGGGPNPVDRVFEWLRKRL
- the folK gene encoding 2-amino-4-hydroxy-6-hydroxymethyldihydropteridine diphosphokinase, whose product is MSELAYIGVGSNLADPEAQVRRALAALGTFGRVRASSLYRTEPLGPADQPWYVNAVAELRTELEPVSLLVGLQEIERKAGRPADRVDRPRKPRWGPRVLDLDLILFGDRVFETPDLELPHPRFRQRGFVLRPLSELAPALEDPGTRKTVLQLLRELDDSLQVERLSAPRPEEASPDTGNPIPEHPEVWQR
- a CDS encoding NADP-dependent malic enzyme, which produces MAVFTKEQALEYHKEGRPGKIEVVATKSVLTARDLSLAYSPGVAEPCREIAKRPDDAFLYTSKANLVAVVSNGTAVLGLGNIGALAGKPVMEGKGVLFKRFAGVDVFDIELDTEDPEEIIKTCKLLEPTFGGINLEDIRAPDCFEIEERLIEEMDIPVFHDDQHGTAIISAAAFLNALELTNRKIEDTIVVFAGAGAAGIACAALYVHLGVKLENIFMTDSRGVIYKGREEGMNKYKQRFAVETDCRTLADCMKGADAFVGVSAAGLVTKDMVRDMADQPIIFAMANPDPEISPDDVAEVRDDAIMATGRSDYANQVNNVLGFPFLFRGALDVRARTINMDMKMAAVEALAALAKEGEHGLPDEVRHAYPGERFEFGPQYIIPKPFDSRVLIWESTAVAKAAMDSGVARIQIDLDEYRESLQKYLGSTRMVMRGVIRKAKAGPKRIVFPEGNEERVLRAVQILRQEELCEPILLGNEREVRGCAAQLGVNLDGVSVIDPRTSDRSVYYQRELGNLRRRKGVTERDAERLLARRSYFGVMMVRMGDAQGLVAGLTKSYPESVRPALEIIGLAEGHPVAAGVYLVIQKDRTLFFADSSVNVEPNAEELAGIAELGASTAKWFGFDPVVALVSFSNYGSVRGAGTERLAEAVKIARGRWPDLKIDGEMQADIALDPEKRAKRFPFSEIQEAANVLVFPNLDSAHIAVRLMDAVGGASVVGPILMGTRSPVNSLQPSATVEDIVNLTAITVLQAQKEY
- the fsa gene encoding fructose-6-phosphate aldolase, whose translation is MKFFLDTAHIPHIREATAQGLCDGVTTNPSLLAKEEGDPREVIREITKICDGPISAEVISLEAEGMVREGLEWVKVASNIVVKIPMTTEGLKAIRLLADQNIPTNCTLVFTPIQALMAAKAGASMVSPFVGRLDDVHPGVGMDLIEQIVQVFSNYEISTEVIVASVRNPSHVIDSARIGADIATIPFDVLQGLTKHQLTDSGIERFLADWEKVKERG
- a CDS encoding acyl-CoA carboxylase subunit beta, with amino-acid sequence MEEKLKQLEELNSQAELGGGQDRIERQHASGKMTARERVDLLLDPGTFTEFDRFVTNEPKEFELGDGQILGDGVVTGSGRIDGRLVFVFSQDFTVFGGSLSGPFAEKVCKIMDHAMKVGAPVIGLNDSGGARIQEGVVSLGGYGDIFLRNVLASGVVPQLSAIMGPCAGGAVYSPAITDFIVMVKSTSSMGITGPDVIKQVTGEEMTLEELGGAMTHNSKSGVAHLAVENEQECIRMLRALLSFIPQNNQSDPPFLATDDDPRRSDPRLNNIVPVVGNQPYDMSELIGMVVDDGIFLEIQPHYAKNILTGFARFGGRSVGVVANQPAFLAGCLDIDASVKAARFVRFCDCFNIPIVTFVDVTGFLPGTNQEWGGIIRHGAKLLYAFAEATVPKVTVVTRKAIGGAYDVMSSKHLRGDINYAYPHSEFAVMGADGAVAVIHKREIADASDSEARRKELEAGYIEKFSNPYKAASLGYIDAVIKPEDTRWRVIDALSMLEDKQDTNPPKKHGNIPL
- the accC gene encoding acetyl-CoA carboxylase biotin carboxylase subunit; the encoded protein is MSDAPPFKKVLIANRGEIAVRVIRACRELGIRSVALYSDADRNALHVRFADEAHPCGPAPAAQSYLDMDKVMEIAKKSGAEAIHPGYGFMSENAAFARRCKEEGIIFIGPRPETIESMGDKVISRQKMAAAGVPIVPGTTEKLSDEQAIAYAGEIGLPVMVKATAGGGGKGMRLVREESELASSIKRARSEARASFGDDSIYVEKFVEEPRHIEIQILGDSHGNALHLFERECSIQRRHQKVIEEAPANRMPPALREEMGQAAVAAAKAVNYEGAGTCEFLVDAKFNFYFLEMNTRVQVEHPVTEMITNIDIVKTGIRIAAGQEIGIRQEEVGINGWAIECRIYAEDPEQNFRPSPGEVLAYRPPGGPGVRNDPGVYPGAEVTVHYDPMVAKLICWGRNRDEAISRMKRALREFVVKGIKTSIPFHRVVMDNPKFLEGHYDTSFIETEILDSASSELPSDEEELQLAIMLAAIAACRRDQDSASRIQQPGGAKQSGSNWRMLGRARQMRGS